ACACGGAAAATCATAGTTAAAATGGGATGGATGAAGCAATTGATTCTTCGTGAAACGGAAGGAAGGTATAGAGAGTTAGTGACAGACTGTGTAGTCCGAGGTATCTAGTCTGTGGGCCTTTCCATCGTCCGATGGGATTATTATTGGGCTGAAGGCCTAAAGTTACCATATGATATGGGATGGGCGCGGGCCCAATTAATAGCAGGTCTTGTCGTCTGGTATGCCTAATTTGTGGTGGATCGTGGACTCGTTCGTTGGTCTGAAATATCTCCATCCGAATCATCACCATCAGAAGAGGATTGGAAAAGGGAAGGATCCTGGATGGTTTGATTTGGCCATGTGCAActggagcaggagcaggagcaggagcagaaGCAAGccgcattaattaattaatcctctGAGCCTTGTCAATTCAATTGGCCGATTTGTAGTTGCCACCATCATCCTACCTACGAGCAGAGCAGAGCGCACCGATTCAGCgaggaaaggaaaggaagagAAAAGCAAAGCGATCGATCGAGGAGGAATCCGAATACGATGGACGGTCGTCCCTTGCTTCcgaatgaggaggaggaggaggcgctccCCGGCGTGTCCGACTTCCGCGGGCGCCCCGTTTACCGCGCCACCTCAGGCGGCTGGCGCTCCGCCCTCTTCGTCGCCGGTATGTATATGTATGCTGTTCATCATTTTAGTCCGGCGAGGCAGGATAGCTATAGTCTATAGATCGATCAGGCTAGCTAATTCATTCCATGGACAGTGTTGGAGTTGGCCGGCAGCTTCGCCTACTTCGGCGTGTCGGCGAACCTGATCACGTATCTGACGGGGCCGATGGGGCAATCcaacgcgtcggcggcggcggcggtgaacgcCTGGTCGGGGGCGGCCTGCATGCTTCCTCTCCTCGGCGCCTTCCTCGCCGACTCCTTCCTCGGCCGCTACCCATCCATCCTCCTCGCCTGCACCCTTTACCTCCTGGTTCCAATTTTaccccttttcttctttttcactTATCATTTGCCTTGTTGTTATTACTCGTTTCTTTTACATTTCGCTACCTTAGTTATTAGTATTCTTGATGAATAATACTCCAATGGACTACTCTAATCAATGGAACGTAACAGCCTGTTGTCTGCCATGTGATACTTGTGCTACTAATACTCCTCCAACCACTACTAGGAGTATACTCCTACTCATTACTCAACCACCAGTATAGTAATATagaacatacatacatacatacatacatacgcaTATACTAGTAGAGACGTGCAGAGGCAAAACCTATGCAATATTCatcaataaaatttaaaattatatagaaACCTACTCAatctatcccataaaaaacgaatatagaatctagacatatgaatgtccagattcatatcACATTCtatattaagtttttttacgGGGACATTCTATATTAAGTTGATTTATTATATGACATAttttaatactacgaatctaaacatatTAAACATATTAAGTTGATTTATTATGGACCGAGGAGTAAAGTAGAAGATTAGTATAGCAAATTAGAAGTAGATTAGAGACAACTTATCTATccggtcaaatatattttcgGACCGAAaaagtaattaattactaaCCAGCACTGCACGCTACTCGTCCATTATTACCCTTAaccatagtaaaaaaaaactggacCGGCCCGGTGGTTCGACCGGAAAAAACCTGAACCAGGGACCTCGCCGGTTCGGTTTGCTTCAAAGACCGTTCATGCAGTCAACCCGGTGAGAACCGGACGGCTTTTTGTCGAAAACCGGTGAACCGGCTGATTTTTGAACCGGCGGTTCGATTAGTGGGCCAAAGAGATAAGGCATGCGTAGGCCCAAAGTCATTAGCTGGTAAGGCCTAATACCTATTTATATTAGAAGAATATGTGAAAAAATATGCTCTGTGGGGGATCAAACCTGGTTGGCTTGGTTACAAACACTCACGCGTTACCATTGGACTACACTGCTACTTGTTTAGATGACCGAGTGAAATGATATATATGATAGTAACTAGTAGTCCGGTTCTGCAATTGACCCGGATGAACCGGCGGTTGGACCACTGACCCGGTGACCCAGCAGCCACGACGGTTCAAGTACCGGTTCGGTTTTTTCTACTATTATTATGCCCTTAACCTAGCTAGAGTATCTGATCTGCTCCCTCGTTTGGTCAATCCGATGATTTGACACTGACAGCAATCAAATTAAACACTGCCACTGGCACCATCACCATGCTCGTCCTTATCCTACTACTATTTCAATATACATACATGCTTAAAATAAACGGCAAAAATGATTTGATTGGTGAAAGATATACTTACAGTTCAAATTCAACTGTGAAATTACGTTATGTGGTACTAGTGTCGTTACACCTGAAAGCAAATTGAAAGTTGGATCGACATGAGTGCAGGGGTACGGCATGCTGACGGTGGCGTCGTCGGTGGTGGCGTCCAAGTCACAGGTGGGCATCTTGTACGTGTCGCTGTACCTGGTGGCCTTGGCACAGGGGTTCGACAAGCCATGCGGGCTGGCGTTGGGCGCGGAGCAGTTCGACCCGGAGCACCCCAGGGAGAGCGCCTCCCGCAGCTCACTCTTCAACTGGTGGTACTTCTCCATGGCCACCGGCATCACCGTCTCCATCGCCACCGTCAGCTACATCCAGGAGAACGTCAGCTGGGGCGTCGGCTTCGCCATCCCCTTCGCCGTCGTCTCCTgcgccttcctcctcttcctcctcgccacccCCACCTaccgcctctcctccgccgccgccagccccttGCTCTCGCTACGACACTACAAGCAGTCGTCGGAGGAGGCGCGCCGCATGCTGCGCCTGCTCCCCATATGGGCGACGTGCCTGGCGTACGGCGTGGCGTACGCGCAGATCATGACGTTGTTCAACAAGCAGGGCCGCACGCTGGACCGCCACATCGGCCACGCCGGACTGGAGCTCCCGCCCGCCGCGCTCCAGACGTTGGGGCCGGTCACCATCATGGTGTCCGTGCCCATCTACGACCGCGCGGTGGTGCCAATGCTGCGGCGCATGACGGGCAACCCGAGGGGGCTGACCACGCTGCAGCGCACGGGGACGGGCATGGCGCTgtcgctggcggcggtggcggtggcggcggcggtggaggggcgtCGGCTGGAGACGGTGCGGGAG
This window of the Oryza sativa Japonica Group chromosome 4, ASM3414082v1 genome carries:
- the LOC4337504 gene encoding protein NRT1/ PTR FAMILY 5.10; this encodes MDGRPLLPNEEEEEALPGVSDFRGRPVYRATSGGWRSALFVAVLELAGSFAYFGVSANLITYLTGPMGQSNASAAAAVNAWSGAACMLPLLGAFLADSFLGRYPSILLACTLYLLGYGMLTVASSVVASKSQVGILYVSLYLVALAQGFDKPCGLALGAEQFDPEHPRESASRSSLFNWWYFSMATGITVSIATVSYIQENVSWGVGFAIPFAVVSCAFLLFLLATPTYRLSSAAASPLLSLRHYKQSSEEARRMLRLLPIWATCLAYGVAYAQIMTLFNKQGRTLDRHIGHAGLELPPAALQTLGPVTIMVSVPIYDRAVVPMLRRMTGNPRGLTTLQRTGTGMALSLAAVAVAAAVEGRRLETVREQRPAMSWAWLVPQYVAMGVADVLAVVGMQEFFHGEMPEGMRSLGLALYYSVMGIGGFISSALISALDGITRRDGGDGWFADDLNRGHLDYFYWLLAGVSAAELAMFLCFARSYAYRNANKGPLLLVVPSNTPVSPCTNHHHA